A single window of Acetohalobium arabaticum DSM 5501 DNA harbors:
- a CDS encoding TolC family protein yields MLYPRNKLLVLVISLFLVTASATTVLAKEITFKEAVKQGLKNNLELVKSRSNLHQLQRELKIIKAGSDWQVDADTEINNSGDNFLANGESEDELDELELTLTGSKTYWSGLVLETDLDYQQADLLEKAAQDSLEFDFSAVQDIYPQVPTAAEQDYIQQKLEIEKAETRLAEEQNNKVINWTADYLELLRLQKSYQLAQKNHQVAEQELAEAVAQQEIGEAGKIELLRAQAELKEREYNLKTAENDYQQARQALADELGLSDGDKLVLANKTNYLTELKEIAASFPIDLTNKTALINLAVDNSVELTAKKLDIRSAEHKLEWKKLEDKPEIDLKGSYDSAAEEWQAGVVVTYNLFDSGRQELEVENLREEAATFKREEEQLIKDIKLEVADLSSRIPAKQADLEGAEFSLAKAELEKAVAKKQLEQGLIDQLEFRAEALALQEAKINLQAAEDELLITKLELIEYVSQISL; encoded by the coding sequence ATGCTTTACCCGAGAAATAAATTATTAGTTTTAGTAATAAGTCTATTCTTAGTTACAGCATCAGCTACGACAGTATTAGCTAAAGAGATAACCTTTAAAGAAGCAGTTAAGCAGGGCTTAAAGAATAATCTCGAGCTTGTTAAAAGCAGAAGTAATCTTCATCAATTACAGCGGGAGCTAAAAATAATTAAGGCCGGCTCTGATTGGCAGGTAGATGCTGATACAGAAATCAATAATTCTGGCGATAACTTCTTAGCTAATGGTGAGTCTGAGGATGAGCTTGATGAGTTAGAATTAACTTTAACAGGAAGTAAGACTTATTGGTCGGGGTTGGTTCTAGAAACTGATTTAGATTATCAGCAGGCTGATTTATTGGAGAAGGCTGCCCAAGATAGTTTAGAGTTTGATTTTAGTGCTGTCCAAGATATCTATCCGCAGGTACCGACAGCAGCAGAACAGGACTATATTCAGCAGAAGTTAGAAATAGAAAAGGCTGAAACTAGATTAGCAGAAGAGCAGAATAATAAAGTAATTAACTGGACAGCTGACTATCTTGAATTATTGAGGCTGCAAAAGAGCTATCAACTGGCCCAGAAGAACCATCAAGTAGCTGAGCAGGAGTTAGCTGAAGCTGTAGCCCAACAGGAGATAGGTGAAGCTGGCAAGATAGAATTATTGAGGGCGCAGGCAGAGCTAAAAGAAAGAGAGTATAATTTGAAGACAGCAGAGAATGATTATCAGCAGGCCAGGCAGGCTTTGGCCGATGAATTAGGTCTTAGTGACGGAGATAAGTTAGTTTTAGCTAATAAGACTAACTACTTAACAGAGTTAAAAGAGATTGCAGCTTCATTTCCAATTGACTTAACTAACAAGACTGCATTAATTAATTTAGCTGTAGATAATAGTGTGGAATTAACGGCTAAAAAGTTGGATATTAGAAGTGCAGAACATAAACTGGAATGGAAGAAGTTAGAAGATAAGCCTGAGATTGATCTAAAGGGAAGCTATGATTCAGCAGCTGAGGAGTGGCAGGCGGGAGTAGTTGTAACCTATAACCTCTTTGACAGCGGCCGACAGGAGCTAGAGGTTGAGAATTTAAGAGAAGAAGCAGCTACTTTTAAGCGGGAAGAAGAGCAGTTAATTAAAGATATTAAGCTTGAAGTAGCTGACTTAAGCAGCCGGATACCAGCTAAGCAGGCTGATTTAGAAGGAGCTGAATTCAGTTTAGCTAAAGCTGAATTAGAAAAGGCAGTAGCTAAGAAGCAGCTAGAGCAGGGATTAATCGATCAACTGGAATTTAGAGCAGAAGCATTAGCTCTTCAGGAAGCCAAGATTAATCTGCAGGCAGCAGAGGATGAATTATTAATTACTAAATTAGAATTGATTGAGTATGTAAGCCAGATTAGTTTGTAG
- a CDS encoding TolC family protein, protein MRRKRKGLIIVIICLTLLVLISNLVLAGSGEKLNVIETINLVLKENHELQIAKLELANAEIEYQKSQANNLTAQSRAAELEAKANLLQAQNQYYETQADLIKEGLTKYGAVRLAKQNIAVKQTEKRLEKLRLDKIKTQLKQGHKNNLDLIEQMNEYQDVEVNFNQAEDTYQQALRELKFIINYNEEKNLELQPLTAVELWQITEQEVLQCGLESSLELKLAAERIAAAKQKLTKLKQIATPKLELKTAENELQIAKLDKNSIKREVKTALYSNYDDFKHMIKQLNLRAENLSEVRENQKRIAQQQKKGLASREELLAVEVQLLQAKYDYQSAVVDYYSWQLELKVAMQEEVEGLLDALPEK, encoded by the coding sequence GTGAGGCGTAAAAGAAAAGGATTAATAATAGTGATAATCTGTCTAACTTTGTTAGTACTAATCTCAAACTTAGTACTGGCCGGCAGCGGTGAGAAGCTGAACGTAATAGAAACTATAAATTTAGTCTTAAAAGAGAATCATGAATTACAGATTGCTAAATTGGAACTGGCTAATGCTGAGATTGAATACCAAAAGAGCCAAGCTAATAATTTAACTGCTCAATCTAGAGCTGCAGAATTAGAGGCTAAGGCTAATCTGCTGCAGGCTCAGAATCAATACTATGAAACCCAGGCGGACTTAATTAAGGAAGGTTTAACTAAGTATGGTGCAGTTAGATTAGCTAAACAGAATATAGCAGTTAAGCAGACAGAAAAAAGGCTAGAAAAGCTTAGGTTAGATAAGATTAAAACTCAGCTCAAACAGGGTCATAAGAATAATCTAGACTTAATAGAACAGATGAATGAGTATCAGGATGTTGAAGTTAATTTCAACCAAGCAGAGGATACTTATCAACAGGCTCTGCGGGAGCTTAAATTTATTATTAATTACAATGAAGAGAAGAATTTAGAGTTACAGCCTTTAACAGCGGTAGAGCTATGGCAGATTACCGAACAGGAGGTACTGCAGTGCGGGCTAGAAAGTAGTTTAGAGCTGAAGTTAGCAGCAGAACGGATAGCTGCAGCTAAGCAGAAGTTAACTAAACTTAAGCAGATAGCAACTCCTAAACTGGAGTTAAAAACAGCAGAAAATGAGCTGCAGATTGCTAAGTTAGATAAGAACAGCATAAAAAGAGAAGTTAAGACTGCACTGTATAGTAATTATGATGACTTTAAGCATATGATTAAGCAGCTTAACTTAAGGGCAGAAAATTTAAGTGAAGTTAGAGAAAATCAGAAACGCATTGCTCAACAACAGAAGAAAGGGCTGGCCTCTCGAGAAGAATTACTGGCAGTAGAAGTACAGCTGCTGCAGGCTAAGTATGATTATCAGTCAGCAGTAGTTGATTACTACAGTTGGCAGTTGGAGTTAAAGGTGGCTATGCAGGAAGAAGTGGAGGGATTACTCGATGCTTTACCCGAGAAATAA
- a CDS encoding MarR family winged helix-turn-helix transcriptional regulator produces the protein MTQEHIGKYLSIARRAHSSLLDQKLKPYDISHGQVLLLIALYRNDGICQQTISEIYNLNKAAVGRGIKKLKSIGFITKETDPEDRRRQLIYLTAKAKEFQPKLKEILSSVEAEMKQDLTKKEVETFFKVIKKICNNLDVEINNK, from the coding sequence ATGACACAAGAACATATTGGAAAGTATTTAAGTATAGCCCGCCGAGCTCATTCATCACTATTGGACCAAAAACTAAAACCTTACGATATTAGCCACGGACAAGTGCTACTCTTAATTGCTCTATATAGAAACGATGGAATCTGCCAGCAAACTATATCTGAAATCTATAATCTCAATAAAGCTGCTGTTGGCAGAGGAATTAAGAAGCTAAAAAGTATCGGATTCATTACTAAAGAGACTGACCCTGAAGATAGGCGCAGACAGTTAATATACTTAACTGCTAAAGCTAAAGAATTTCAACCTAAATTAAAAGAAATTTTAAGTTCAGTAGAAGCTGAAATGAAACAGGACCTAACTAAAAAAGAAGTTGAAACCTTCTTTAAAGTAATCAAAAAAATCTGTAACAACTTAGATGTTGAAATTAACAATAAATAA
- a CDS encoding MATE family efflux transporter translates to MELTEKADRLGTEAIIPLLIKLSIPSIIGMGVQALYNIVDSIYVGRLSTEALSALSLAFPIQLILVALGVGTGVGTSSLISRLLGKSEGARANNAAEHVILISLGYGLIIGLIGFFFADDLIHLFTTDTLLIDLGQRYIRIIMVGSLAIFIPMIFNNILRGEGNTFLPMLTMLIGAGLNIILDPFLIFGIGIFPQLGVDGAAYATVFSRLVSGIFITAVLFSDQNQIQLRFSEFKFDFQIIKEIYQVGFPAMIMRLLASIMVLGMNKIVGNYSTTAIAVVGIFFRLQTFVLLPVFGFNQGFLPIVGYNYGHNNPKRMKKTITYGMLSAFCFTLLGFLIFRLFPGYLIKLFNQDPKLISMGTTALKKISFAYLLAGINIVGSATFQALGDGLPSLCISFLRQIILILPLMYLLGEFYGLNTVWFAIPIAEVFSFLLLTVWLMSTLKKAFSNMKEQNFV, encoded by the coding sequence ATGGAACTTACAGAGAAAGCTGATAGACTCGGCACAGAAGCAATTATTCCCTTATTAATTAAACTATCAATTCCGTCCATTATTGGCATGGGAGTTCAGGCTTTATATAACATAGTAGACAGCATTTATGTAGGACGTTTAAGTACCGAAGCACTATCTGCCCTATCACTGGCCTTTCCTATTCAACTGATTTTAGTTGCTCTCGGTGTAGGAACCGGAGTAGGAACTAGTTCTTTAATCTCCCGGTTACTGGGTAAAAGCGAAGGCGCTCGGGCCAATAATGCCGCAGAACATGTTATCTTAATTTCTCTAGGTTATGGATTAATAATAGGATTAATCGGTTTCTTCTTTGCTGATGATTTAATTCACTTATTTACTACTGATACTCTCTTAATTGACTTAGGCCAAAGATATATAAGAATAATTATGGTTGGCTCCCTGGCAATCTTTATTCCTATGATCTTTAATAATATTCTGCGCGGTGAAGGCAACACCTTCCTTCCGATGTTAACTATGTTAATCGGAGCAGGATTAAATATTATCTTAGATCCTTTTTTGATCTTTGGAATAGGCATCTTTCCTCAATTAGGAGTCGACGGTGCAGCTTATGCTACTGTCTTTTCCCGTTTAGTCAGCGGTATATTCATTACAGCTGTTCTCTTCAGCGACCAAAACCAGATTCAATTAAGGTTCTCCGAATTTAAATTCGATTTTCAAATCATTAAAGAAATCTATCAGGTTGGTTTTCCGGCCATGATCATGCGTTTACTGGCCAGCATCATGGTTTTAGGCATGAACAAGATTGTAGGTAACTATAGCACAACCGCTATTGCTGTGGTAGGTATCTTCTTCCGCTTACAGACCTTTGTTTTACTGCCGGTCTTTGGATTCAACCAGGGCTTCTTACCTATTGTTGGTTATAATTACGGCCATAATAATCCTAAGCGTATGAAGAAGACAATAACATATGGAATGCTAAGTGCTTTCTGCTTTACCTTACTTGGATTCCTCATCTTCCGATTATTTCCTGGATACTTAATTAAGCTCTTCAATCAAGATCCAAAATTGATCAGCATGGGTACTACTGCTTTAAAGAAGATCAGTTTTGCCTATCTACTGGCCGGAATCAATATTGTCGGTTCAGCAACCTTTCAGGCTCTCGGTGATGGTCTACCCAGCCTCTGCATCTCTTTTTTACGCCAGATAATTTTAATACTACCTCTGATGTATCTGTTAGGTGAATTTTACGGCTTAAATACTGTCTGGTTTGCTATTCCAATTGCTGAGGTATTTTCTTTTCTTTTATTAACAGTCTGGCTGATGTCAACCTTGAAGAAGGCATTTTCGAATATGAAAGAGCAGAATTTTGTTTAA